A window from Enterocloster bolteae encodes these proteins:
- a CDS encoding DUF3852 domain-containing protein, with translation MKKFKWMIALIVVLLLTAMFSMTAFATNTGNVAGAVEGTWKAASSQIKTVVNNVVFPAIDLVLAVLFFVKVATAYMDYRKHGQIEWAPAAILFAGLVFSLFAPMYVWQIVGI, from the coding sequence ATGAAAAAGTTTAAATGGATGATTGCACTGATTGTTGTATTACTTCTGACCGCCATGTTTAGCATGACTGCCTTTGCAACCAACACTGGAAATGTAGCAGGCGCAGTGGAAGGCACCTGGAAAGCGGCCTCGTCCCAGATCAAGACGGTGGTTAACAATGTAGTGTTCCCGGCAATCGATCTGGTATTGGCGGTGCTGTTTTTCGTCAAGGTGGCCACTGCCTATATGGATTACCGGAAGCATGGTCAGATTGAGTGGGCACCGGCTGCCATTTTGTTTGCAGGGTTGGTTTTCAGTCTGTTCGCGCCAATGTATGTGTGGCAGATTGTTGGAATCTAA
- a CDS encoding DUF4259 domain-containing protein, translating to MGCWGITAFESDEGLDAVEFIRESIPEDGKLELETLVETLKRDSWNAPPEVETAGSHTSVMVLAELMLKFVDGDVKSLDSEEDWNREEHKFCSVTSFTASKETVHWIRNYLFDTLHHVKKHAGSQTEDGGKWGGWFEEKNWIGWQEHMTELVSRLDTLLESSEAEIELITLQRPKYQEMENNREAEHPLQNQFGL from the coding sequence ATGGGATGTTGGGGAATCACGGCATTTGAGTCGGATGAAGGTCTGGATGCGGTAGAGTTTATTAGGGAGAGTATTCCGGAGGATGGTAAACTGGAACTTGAAACACTGGTGGAAACTTTGAAGCGGGATTCATGGAACGCACCCCCTGAGGTAGAAACGGCAGGGTCCCACACCAGTGTGATGGTGCTGGCAGAACTTATGCTAAAGTTTGTGGACGGAGATGTGAAGAGCCTGGACTCTGAGGAGGACTGGAATAGGGAGGAGCATAAATTTTGTTCAGTCACTTCTTTCACCGCATCCAAGGAAACGGTCCATTGGATTCGGAACTATCTATTTGACACGCTCCATCATGTAAAGAAACATGCCGGATCTCAGACTGAAGATGGCGGGAAATGGGGTGGCTGGTTTGAGGAAAAGAACTGGATTGGCTGGCAGGAGCATATGACAGAATTGGTCAGCCGTCTGGATACACTTCTTGAATCTTCAGAAGCAGAAATAGAGCTGATAACATTACAAAGGCCAAAGTATCAGGAGATGGAAAATAACAGAGAGGCGGAACATCCTTTACAGAATCAATTTGGACTGTGA